In Miscanthus floridulus cultivar M001 chromosome 5, ASM1932011v1, whole genome shotgun sequence, one genomic interval encodes:
- the LOC136451996 gene encoding protein ZINC INDUCED FACILITATOR-LIKE 1-like isoform X2 — MASGVGEASLLVGGGGKVAVWRERCPGCRQERKVQAIDGIPYADFLYIWIACLCASLPIQSLFPYLYFMIRDLKVAKEEQDIGFYAGFVGATYFLGRTISAVPWGMFADKYGRKPCIVISILSVIVFNTLFGLSTTYWMAIVTRGLLGLLCGILGPIKAYASEVCRKEHQALGISLVTSSRAIALVIGPAIGGFLAQPAQKYPNLFSEESIFGRFPYFLPCLVISLLAAGSCIACIWLPETLHFHDDAKLEAIEELEAQVGRSESTKNLLKNWQLMSAIILYCIFSLHDTAYLEIFSLWAVSSRKFRGLSLTSQDVGTVLAFSGFGVLVYQLAIYPFLAKYFGPIKTFRPAAILSIILLTTYPFMANLHGLELKILINMASVLKNMFAATITIACNILQNTAVTQEQRGVANGISVTLMSMFKAVAPAAAGILFSWAQKHISGLFLPGDLILFLMLNMVSVIGLVLTFKPFFSLPNSMRHS; from the exons ATGGCCAGCGGCGTAGGCGAGGCGTCGctgctcgtcggcggcggcgggaagGTGGCCGTATGGCGCGAGCGCTGCCCTGGGTGCAGGCAGGAGAGGAAGGTGCAGGCCATTGACGGGATCCCATACGCGGACTTCCTCTACATTTGGATCGCCTGCCTCTGTGCCT CTCTGCCGATCCAGTCGTTGTTCCCTTATCTATACTTCATG ATCAGGGACTTGAAAGTGGCAAAAGAAGAGCAAGACATTGGATTTTATGCTGGTTTTGTTG GGGCTACCTATTTCCTTGGAAGAACCATCAGTGCCGTGCCATGGGGCATGTTTGCTGACAAGTATGGAAGGAAGCCGTGCATTGTGATCAGCATCCTCTCAGT GATTGtgttcaacacactttttggACTTAGCACAACTTACTggatggcaattgtaactagggGATTACTTGGGTTGTTATGTGGTATACTAGGACCCATCAAG GCTTATGCTTCAGAAGTCTGCAGGAAAGAGCATCAAGCTCTGGGAATCTCTCTT GTTACATCTTCACGAGCGATAGCTCTTGTTATTGGGCCAGCAATTGGAGGCTTTCTTGCACAG CCTGCACAAAAGTACCCAAATCTTTTCTCCGAAGAGTCCATATTTGGGAG GTTTCCATACTTCCTCCCTTGCTTGGTAATATCATTACTAGCAGCAGGATCATGTATTGCATGCATTTGGCTTCCG GAAACGCTACACTTTCATGATGATGCCAAACTAGAAGCTATTGAAGAACTGGAGGCACAAGTTGGTCGCTCCGAATCTACAAAAAATCTGCTAAAGAATTGGCAATTGATGTCAGCAATAATCCTCTATTGTATCTTTTCCCTACATGACACAGCTTATCTCGAG ATATTTTCACTCTGGGCTGTGAGTAGTAGAAAATTTCGGGGCCTTAGTTTGACATCCCAGGATGTTGGTACTGTACTAGCCTTCTCAG GTTTTGGTGTACTCGTATACCAACTTGCTATTTATCCTTTCCTTGCAAAGTATTTTGGACCAATCAAGACATTTCGGCCTGCGGCG ATCCTGTCGATCATTCTCCTCACTACATATCCCTTCATGGCTAATCTACATGGCCTGGAGCTCAAAATACTTATCAACATGGCATCAGTTTTGAAGAACATGTTTGCT GCTACTATTACTATTGCGTGCAACATTCTACAGAACACTGCAGTG ACACAAGAGCAGAGAGGTGTTGCTAATGGCATCTCTGTTACTTTGATGTCCATGTTCAAAGCTGTagctccagcagcagcaggaatTCT GTTCTCTTGGGCTCAGAAGCACATAAGCGGACTGTTCTTACCAG GAGATCTGATCTTGTTCCTAATGCTAAACATGGTGTCCGTGATTGGTCTGGTGCTGACGTTCAAGCCATTTTTCTCCCTACCAAATTCAATGAGGCATTCGTAA
- the LOC136451996 gene encoding protein ZINC INDUCED FACILITATOR-LIKE 1-like isoform X3 gives MARALPWVQAGEEALPIQSLFPYLYFMIRDLKVAKEEQDIGFYAGFVGATYFLGRTISAVPWGMFADKYGRKPCIVISILSVIVFNTLFGLSTTYWMAIVTRGLLGLLCGILGPIKAYASEVCRKEHQALGISLVTSSRAIALVIGPAIGGFLAQPAQKYPNLFSEESIFGRFPYFLPCLVISLLAAGSCIACIWLPETLHFHDDAKLEAIEELEAQVGRSESTKNLLKNWQLMSAIILYCIFSLHDTAYLEIFSLWAVSSRKFRGLSLTSQDVGTVLAFSGFGVLVYQLAIYPFLAKYFGPIKTFRPAAILSIILLTTYPFMANLHGLELKILINMASVLKNMFAATITIACNILQNTAVTQEQRGVANGISVTLMSMFKAVAPAAAGILFSWAQKHISGLFLPGDLILFLMLNMVSVIGLVLTFKPFFSLPNSMRHS, from the exons ATGGCGCGAGCGCTGCCCTGGGTGCAGGCAGGAGAGGAAG CTCTGCCGATCCAGTCGTTGTTCCCTTATCTATACTTCATG ATCAGGGACTTGAAAGTGGCAAAAGAAGAGCAAGACATTGGATTTTATGCTGGTTTTGTTG GGGCTACCTATTTCCTTGGAAGAACCATCAGTGCCGTGCCATGGGGCATGTTTGCTGACAAGTATGGAAGGAAGCCGTGCATTGTGATCAGCATCCTCTCAGT GATTGtgttcaacacactttttggACTTAGCACAACTTACTggatggcaattgtaactagggGATTACTTGGGTTGTTATGTGGTATACTAGGACCCATCAAG GCTTATGCTTCAGAAGTCTGCAGGAAAGAGCATCAAGCTCTGGGAATCTCTCTT GTTACATCTTCACGAGCGATAGCTCTTGTTATTGGGCCAGCAATTGGAGGCTTTCTTGCACAG CCTGCACAAAAGTACCCAAATCTTTTCTCCGAAGAGTCCATATTTGGGAG GTTTCCATACTTCCTCCCTTGCTTGGTAATATCATTACTAGCAGCAGGATCATGTATTGCATGCATTTGGCTTCCG GAAACGCTACACTTTCATGATGATGCCAAACTAGAAGCTATTGAAGAACTGGAGGCACAAGTTGGTCGCTCCGAATCTACAAAAAATCTGCTAAAGAATTGGCAATTGATGTCAGCAATAATCCTCTATTGTATCTTTTCCCTACATGACACAGCTTATCTCGAG ATATTTTCACTCTGGGCTGTGAGTAGTAGAAAATTTCGGGGCCTTAGTTTGACATCCCAGGATGTTGGTACTGTACTAGCCTTCTCAG GTTTTGGTGTACTCGTATACCAACTTGCTATTTATCCTTTCCTTGCAAAGTATTTTGGACCAATCAAGACATTTCGGCCTGCGGCG ATCCTGTCGATCATTCTCCTCACTACATATCCCTTCATGGCTAATCTACATGGCCTGGAGCTCAAAATACTTATCAACATGGCATCAGTTTTGAAGAACATGTTTGCT GCTACTATTACTATTGCGTGCAACATTCTACAGAACACTGCAGTG ACACAAGAGCAGAGAGGTGTTGCTAATGGCATCTCTGTTACTTTGATGTCCATGTTCAAAGCTGTagctccagcagcagcaggaatTCT GTTCTCTTGGGCTCAGAAGCACATAAGCGGACTGTTCTTACCAG GAGATCTGATCTTGTTCCTAATGCTAAACATGGTGTCCGTGATTGGTCTGGTGCTGACGTTCAAGCCATTTTTCTCCCTACCAAATTCAATGAGGCATTCGTAA